A window of Rhododendron vialii isolate Sample 1 chromosome 11a, ASM3025357v1 genomic DNA:
TATATATCTTTGTCTTTTCCTCCTATTGTCTTCAAGCCCAACAACGAAAGAATTTTGCAAAAAGGAAGTGAAACCGAGAAGATGTACCAAACAAATTAACTTATGAACTAATCTTTTTGGTTCATCGATGCAGGTATTTGTTAATATTTTGAGGGCATGGTAGTTAGAATCTGCATCTGTAGACTATCCCATATTCATAAGTACATTCAATCTTATGTTCTTACTTTGattgtttgtctaatttttgTTGTGACTATCAAAATAGGAGTATTTCTATTGTTGTTAGAAGCATAATAACACCAAACAACTTGATAAATTATATGTGAGAATGTCAAGTATGCTGAGGCAAAACCTTTGGACCTTAGGATGAGAAATACAGATCGTTTAAAAGCAAAATTGTACTTATTAGGTTACAAATGCTGGTCAGGAGAACATACATTGTGGGAAAAAGCATTATATGATTAACTATCTACATTGTCATTTTGATAATCATGTCTTTTTCTTTGGTGGGTAATACTTTTATTTACAAAGCCATTAACGGTTAATGAGTTAGTCTCATAAATACTACCAAATTTCCTCATAGATACTTGGCACATAAGCATTACATGAGTACATAAGGTAATACCGTAATACTATCACTGTACATTACCCAACTATCGGCAACACATGGAAGAACCCAATGATCTCCTTCAAGATTTAGGCTCACAAGAACCTTCTATCTAATCAAGTGGTCTATATTCTTTTTTGACAACCAAgtggtctatatatatatatatatatatatatatatatatatatatatatatatttttatccgCAAAATACGCCCTTACTGGCTTTCATATTCAAAAGGTAGTTTTTCATGTGTATTGGTGTAACTGAGACTTGATATGGACAGAAAAATTAAGTTCTTTGGGCTTAGTGTTTGGAATTACTATACAAAGTAGTTACAATAAAGGgtatatgttttttgttttttgatttggtCGATGCACGTAAAATATGAATGATGGGTTTGAATGATGAGTGGCTAAGAGTAGACCTTCGAATATACCTTTAGTAGTTTGTGTAGTCATGCATGCATTTAGTCCTTAAGTAACTTAGTTCAATATTCGAGAAACCGTTGTCTCCTTTCTCCCTCCATGTAGGCCTCGGTTTGAGCCTCACGAGGGGCGGGCTTTGGAGACCAAGGCTATGGATAACCTCTGAACTCCCTGTGCTAATTCTAGCACTCCACTAACCTCAgttaatgtatacaatattaaaaataaaaataaaaaccttagttCAATATTCAAGTCACATGCACATTTTTTTATACTGTTTGATACTATGATTAAATTAGTCCATTGGCTTTTGTCCAGATGCATTGGTCGAATTGGTGGGGTGGAGGAAAAGTCTTCAACACGTGAATGTAAACAAAACAGATAGGGTTAATTACCTAGACAGACTCCCTCGTTAAGGTTTTCATGTCCCGTAAACGCAGGAAGCAGGAAATGAGTTAAGTGCGTGTGCGCGcgtgcatgagagagagagagagagagagagagagagagagagagtattctGGTCAATAATAAATTCAGTACACCAATTACCAAAACAGAAACAACCAAAGCATGAAACTCAAACACCCACTACACTGTACTATGAAATATGAGATACCTCGAGTATATGAGCCATAATTTATCACCTTTAACCAAACAAATTAACACAAGCCCTATGCTATGCTGTACAAACAAGTGAAACACATCAGCTTTGGAGTATTCTCGCATTAACCAATTCACTTTTCCCTATCGGATGGAACCAATTGACAGTGGATGTCTAAAGGACTGCAGTTGAGGTGAAAAGAACTCGGCCACAACGTCTTCACCTCTTTACAGCAGAACTTCCACAAAGATCTGATACAGTAAAGCTTGAATCAATCAGCATCCCGGAAGAGATTGAGCAGAAGCAAATGGAGAAAAGCTTGTGGCTGACTCGCTACAATGCAACGGGTGTGGTTGATGACTAGATGACCCAAAATAACTAGAAGCATTGCCCGGACTAGGGATATATGGAGACATATATCTAGAATTCAGCGGTGAAGCATTGCCCGGACTAGGACTAGGGATATACGGAGACATATATCTAGAATTCAGCGGTGAAGCATTGCCCGGACTAGGGATATATGGAGACATATATCTAGAATTCAGCGGTGATACAGAAGGGTAGCCGGTGGAATGAGGAGAAACCAAATGGGAAGCATATGATCTCTGGGAAGACGCATTTCTGAGGTCTAACGAGCTTCGGCTTGCACTTAAGTAAGGGGATTGGTGGTAGGTTTGAAAAGACTGCTGCAGATAAGGAGTGCTAGCCACGGAATGGATACGAGAAACTGAAGGGGATTGAGATGAAGGCGGGGCGATTTGTATGGCTGAAGATGATGCTAATGATGATCTGAAAGATGATAGCACTGAAGATGAAGCATAGGAAGCGGGGCTTGATGAAAGTAATGGTGTCCGTTCCGAAGCTGGAGGATCACCTATGATAGTTCTAGCATCACGCTTGCAAACGGGGCAAAAGGTTCTCCATGTGGTCAGCCAAGCATCCACACACAAGGCATGAAATTCTGCAAAATTCCAAGAACAAGTTAATGATAAAGTGGCATAATAAGACAGCAAAGTGGCATAATAAGACAGCAAAGTGACATGACTAATGAAGTGATTAAGGAATGGCTAATCACGTTAACTTAAAGCTAAACAAGATGGCTGATAATTACCataaagtgaaataatataaccTCTCAAAATCTCACATTATCAAACTGGACTTGCTGGCTTGTTCAACTTCCAAAtttaaaggagaaaaaatatCCGAAAGTCAGTAACAACAGGGCTAGTAAAACCGAATCACTGCACCTGTACTATCGGTAACCAAGATTTCTTCTTAGTACAGCAAGTACTGAACTTGTATGACTCAAAAACTGGCACAAAAAATCAGCACACCGCCATATCTGAATTAGCAATATAACACAGTTTTCAAAGTGTAACCCAGTTTCCTGGTAACACACTGTTTCTTTACTTTGCATTTGGAGTTGTCAGGATCTTATGCTTCCCAACAACTCTACAtgtaaaataaagaaaacaattatTTCTACATGGACCTGAAAATATCGATTGTCCCACCAAAAAGGAAGCAGTCATTGACCATCATTCGTCTATTCAAAGACAaaacagggggaaaaaaaatccagaTATCAATATTATCCACTATATTATCTTCAGAACGTAACAGAAAGACGTACTGTGACGACATGGCAGTATTCTGAGCTTTTCTCCAATGGTATAATCTTCAAGACATATAGCACATGTCGCTGAAGTGCAATTATCCTCTACAACAGCTGTAAATGTTAGACTTGGCATTGCTTTCACAAGACGACTGCTCATCCCATGGAATTCATGAGCATGTGAAGAGCGAGGACTTTCTCGTCTTCTTCGATGCCTTCTAACAAAGAAACAAGTAGCAAGCACTGCAGACATGGCAAGCAAGGAAATAAAAGATATGGCCATGATTGACCATGCTGAGTCCTCAAAACTTGGGAGTATCCACAGTTCCACGTTGCTAACACCAACATACTTTTTGAGTACTTCGCCTGTCGCCTTGGAAACAAACACAGCGTGGATTTTTATACCAGCTGAATTTCCTGCCACTGCATTTCATGTGGCTAGATTAGATTTTCCCATGTATAAAACAAAACTATGATGAATCTCGGTAATTGAAATGATTAGGGAAACAACTTAACTATCATttataacaaagaaaaaaggaagtttATCTACCTCAATATGAGGTCCTTAGGTCCTAACTGGCTAACTAAGGGTTAAAACAGCCAACATTTTAGAAGAGAGCAAGAAAAAAAGACAGCAAGATAGGTCTCAAGATTCAGGAAGCTTTAGAGACGAGTTATTTTAAGATAAGTCTCAAAGATTTAGGAAGCCTCTGGGATAACATCTTGCTTTTCAGTTTCTTCCGAAGGAAATCGTTAGTCTTAGAGTTGTAACAGGTGGATGGCAGCAGGtaacatgtatttttttaagagcTGTCCTGCCGTCCCCATTAACTTACACTCAAAGGTTAAACCACTTTGCCAGTAATTTCCATCACATACACAAAAACACATCTTACACACAATCGACGAGAAATTGGAATCCAGATTAGCCAACTGTTTAGTTGGGCTTCCAAACTTAACTTTGGCAAGTCATATACAAGAACttcacttttattttcttcccctTTCATGCAAAGCATAATTCAGGAGTGCTTTTGGATTCTGGAAAAAGTGAGCAACTAAAAAGTGCATGGTGGAAAATGTAACAAATGCAAAAGGCGAGTAGCAGAATCTTACCCTATACTGGTTATGGTTGCCACCAATGGTGATCATTGGTACCATTATGAGGGAAAAGAAAGCTTATCTCCCAAAAGAAAGAATCATTAGCTTTGACCACAAAGCTGCAACCCTTTCTTCCCCTGTTGTCATATGCAAGAAGTTGCCTCTAGGATTTTGAAGACATGAAATAAGGAGTTTTCGGAGGATAAAGGTATTGGACAAAAGAAGACGTCTCTATTGGTTGGGGGTAAAGGTCTGGCCTGTCAAAGGTTGACAAGGGAGCGGACGAAACACAAATTGAAGGATTGCAAAGATGGAGGATGCTGGGTATAGGCAAAATGCTCCAGTTCTGGGTCCAATTTCCAAGGAGGTGGAGTGAGGTGGACATGTCTACTCGTTTCTTTCCCTGGATTTCTATCGGTTACTAACTGTATCCTCGGGAAGGGGGGGATCAATTGTGCGGTTCTCACAGAGGAGCAAGAGGTCAGAGATAGGATTGCAAACTCCTATTGAGGGCTTGCTACAAGAGGGCGGGGCACCAAACAAGGGAGTGATGGAGTTCTCTTGTATTTCTCCGAAGTAATGAATTTATTGGGGAGACCATTCAGAGAATATTGGGTCCTTAAGGTCTAAAGGACGTTAATGAGAATAAAGCCATTAGACCGAATCGTATGACAACAAATTTCTTCCAGTATTGTTTGAGTGGGAGGACGTAAGTACTGATGCGTAATTTTTTGAGGATGAATGCATAAAATGCGTTTGAATGCATCCTTCAGGTTCTTGATTCCTAAAACGTGATGTGGAGGATTTAAAGGACTTGAGGCCTATGAATCTAAGTTAGGGGCTTAAATTAGTGCAAAAGATTTAGAGGCACAAGTTGCAAAAGGGGTTAAGCTCGGTGCTCTCCGACTCATACAATGCTTCTCTTGAAGGTATATGCAATTTTCAATGTACTCCATACTGAATCACTATGGTTCTACTTATGTGGCTAATGAATGAATAACGAACTGACTGTTCCAGTCTTCAATTGGTTGGAGGCAAAGGAACCCTTTGTTTGTGGCTTTGGTTTGGTGCTGCTGAATGGATCACCAACTGAGTTAGTCAAAGATTGGCTTGAGGCAAGGAGATCCTTTGTCGTCTCTGTTTTTTATCCGGGTAATAATAAGGCATTGTCTAGAACAATAATGTTAGATTGTTAatcaccaactcatctaaaagcttaagttgttagagaGGGGGCAACTTCATTATTTATACGGTTATACCTTCAACAcgccccctcacgtgtagcaAGGCTCTCCTCCATAAGCGGGCTGAACACAGGATCTATTGcctgctctaataccatgttaaattgttaaccaccaactcatctaaaagcttaagctgttagagaggagggtaactttattatttataccttcaacaaATAAGAATTGCGGCAAGGGGGTTTATGGATCTCTTCATGGGTATGCTTGAGGAAGCCCCGTTCGTGG
This region includes:
- the LOC131307427 gene encoding receptor homology region, transmembrane domain- and RING domain-containing protein 2-like isoform X2 — translated: MVKSLGLLSCCSFLSLMVCVAVGNVLLIGNNVSLSFDDIEANFVKGSGECGTLYVAEPLDACLPLDNKVNSTAKGTGSPFVLIIRGGCSFEDKVRRAQSAGFKAAIIYDNLDADLVAMAGNSAGIKIHAVFVSKATGEVLKKYVGVSNVELWILPSFEDSAWSIMAISFISLLAMSAVLATCFFVRRHRRRRESPRSSHAHEFHGMSSRLVKAMPSLTFTAVVEDNCTSATCAICLEDYTIGEKLRILPCRHKFHALCVDAWLTTWRTFCPVCKRDARTIIGDPPASERTPLLSSSPASYASSSVLSSFRSSLASSSAIQIAPPSSQSPSVSRIHSVASTPYLQQSFQTYHQSPYLSASRSSLDLRNASSQRSYASHLVSPHSTGYPSVSPLNSRYMSPYIPSPGNASPLNSRYMSPYIPSPSPGNASPLNSRYMSPYIPSPGNASSYFGSSSHQPHPLHCSESATSFSPFASAQSLPGC
- the LOC131307427 gene encoding receptor homology region, transmembrane domain- and RING domain-containing protein 2-like isoform X1 is translated as MVKSLGLLSCCSFLSLMVCVAVGNVLLIGNNVSLSFDDIEANFALAVKGSGECGTLYVAEPLDACLPLDNKVNSTAKGTGSPFVLIIRGGCSFEDKVRRAQSAGFKAAIIYDNLDADLVAMAGNSAGIKIHAVFVSKATGEVLKKYVGVSNVELWILPSFEDSAWSIMAISFISLLAMSAVLATCFFVRRHRRRRESPRSSHAHEFHGMSSRLVKAMPSLTFTAVVEDNCTSATCAICLEDYTIGEKLRILPCRHKFHALCVDAWLTTWRTFCPVCKRDARTIIGDPPASERTPLLSSSPASYASSSVLSSFRSSLASSSAIQIAPPSSQSPSVSRIHSVASTPYLQQSFQTYHQSPYLSASRSSLDLRNASSQRSYASHLVSPHSTGYPSVSPLNSRYMSPYIPSPGNASPLNSRYMSPYIPSPSPGNASPLNSRYMSPYIPSPGNASSYFGSSSHQPHPLHCSESATSFSPFASAQSLPGC